A stretch of Henckelia pumila isolate YLH828 chromosome 4, ASM3356847v2, whole genome shotgun sequence DNA encodes these proteins:
- the LOC140894712 gene encoding probable serine/threonine-protein kinase PIX13 isoform X2: protein MAGEILPAAHMKIYSYSDLRSVTKNFKPDMVLGVGGFGTVYKGWVDEKTLEPSRLGTGTVVAVKKLNSGSVQGFDEWQAEVNFLGRLSHPNLVKLLGYCWEDKELLLVYEFMLRGSLENHLFRRHGATEPLSWDLRLKIAIGAARGLAFLHTSDRKVIYRDFKASNILLDGGYNAKISDFGLAKLGPSGGDTHVTTRVMGTHGYAAPEYIATGHLYVKSDVYGFGVVLLELLTGLRALDTRRPSEQKNLVEWLKPSLSSRRTALSIMDPKMEGQYSSKAALQAAQLTLKCLEQEPRKRPAMKEVVHGLEHIAAMEKPKESKNRSAPASHQDRRLERAHYSPYHGTGVGARR from the exons ATGGCCGGAGAGATATTGCCCGCTGCCCATATGAAAATTTACAGCTATTCTGATTTGAGGAGTGTAACAAAGAATTTCAAGCCTGATATGGTGTTGGGAGTTGGAGGCTTTGGGACTGTGTATAAGGGATGGGTAGACGAGAAGACCCTCGAGCCTTCTAGACTTGGAACTGGAACTGTAGTTGCTGTCAAGAAATTGAACTCAGGGAGTGTCCAAGGTTTTGATGAATGGCAG GCAGAAGTGAACTTTTTGGGAAGGTTATCACATCCTAACCTGGTAAAGCTCTTGGGATACTGCTGGGAAGATAAAGAGCTGCTGCTTGTCTATGAGTTCATGCTAAGGGGAAGCCTGGAAAACCATCTTTTTAGAA GACATGGTGCCACAGAGCCATTATCCTGGGATTTACGGCTCAAAATAGCCATAGGAGCAGCAAGGGGCCTGGCTTTTTTGCATACCTCGGATCGGAAAGTCATTTACAGAGACTTTAAGGCCTCAAATATTCTTCTGGATGGG GGTtataatgccaaaatatcagattttggcTTAGCAAAACTGGGGCCCTCTGGAGGTGATACTCATGTAACAACCCGAGTTATGGGAACACATGGATATGCTGCTCCTGAGTACATTGCGACGG GACATCTATACGTGAAGAGTGATGTGTATGGCTTTGGTGTGGTGCTGCTCGAGTTGTTGACAGGCCTAAGAGCCCTTGACACGAGACGGCCTAGTGAGCAGAAAAATTTGGTCGAATGGTTGAAACCGTCTCTCTCCAGTAGGCGAACGGCGTTGTCCATTATGGATCCAAAAATGGAAGGGCAGTATTCATCAAAGGCCGCACTACAAGCTGCTCAGCTCACCCTTAAATGCTTGGAACAAGAACCCAGAAAACGGCCAGCGATGAAAGAAGTTGTGCACGGTTTGGAACATATTGCAGCTATGGAAAAACCGAAAGAGTCCAAGAATAGATCAGCTCCTGCTTCTCATCAAGACCGGAGATTGGAAAGAGCTCATTATTCGCCATATCACGGCACTGGAGTTGGAGCTAGAAGATGA
- the LOC140894712 gene encoding probable serine/threonine-protein kinase PIX13 isoform X1 produces MMGNCFGSQPAVGHNPSSTIPSTQGTSRNYSNGGGFSATSSSAEQFSAALSDDLHMAGEILPAAHMKIYSYSDLRSVTKNFKPDMVLGVGGFGTVYKGWVDEKTLEPSRLGTGTVVAVKKLNSGSVQGFDEWQAEVNFLGRLSHPNLVKLLGYCWEDKELLLVYEFMLRGSLENHLFRRHGATEPLSWDLRLKIAIGAARGLAFLHTSDRKVIYRDFKASNILLDGGYNAKISDFGLAKLGPSGGDTHVTTRVMGTHGYAAPEYIATGHLYVKSDVYGFGVVLLELLTGLRALDTRRPSEQKNLVEWLKPSLSSRRTALSIMDPKMEGQYSSKAALQAAQLTLKCLEQEPRKRPAMKEVVHGLEHIAAMEKPKESKNRSAPASHQDRRLERAHYSPYHGTGVGARR; encoded by the exons ATGATGGGAAACTGCTTTGGATCTCAGCCTGCTGTTGGCCATAACCCGAGCTCCACTATACCTTCCACACAAG GGACATCTCGGAATTATAGTAATGGTGGAGGTTTTTCTGCCACGAGTAGCAGTGCTGAGCAGTTTTCTGCTGCTTTGAGTGATGATTTGCATATGGCCGGAGAGATATTGCCCGCTGCCCATATGAAAATTTACAGCTATTCTGATTTGAGGAGTGTAACAAAGAATTTCAAGCCTGATATGGTGTTGGGAGTTGGAGGCTTTGGGACTGTGTATAAGGGATGGGTAGACGAGAAGACCCTCGAGCCTTCTAGACTTGGAACTGGAACTGTAGTTGCTGTCAAGAAATTGAACTCAGGGAGTGTCCAAGGTTTTGATGAATGGCAG GCAGAAGTGAACTTTTTGGGAAGGTTATCACATCCTAACCTGGTAAAGCTCTTGGGATACTGCTGGGAAGATAAAGAGCTGCTGCTTGTCTATGAGTTCATGCTAAGGGGAAGCCTGGAAAACCATCTTTTTAGAA GACATGGTGCCACAGAGCCATTATCCTGGGATTTACGGCTCAAAATAGCCATAGGAGCAGCAAGGGGCCTGGCTTTTTTGCATACCTCGGATCGGAAAGTCATTTACAGAGACTTTAAGGCCTCAAATATTCTTCTGGATGGG GGTtataatgccaaaatatcagattttggcTTAGCAAAACTGGGGCCCTCTGGAGGTGATACTCATGTAACAACCCGAGTTATGGGAACACATGGATATGCTGCTCCTGAGTACATTGCGACGG GACATCTATACGTGAAGAGTGATGTGTATGGCTTTGGTGTGGTGCTGCTCGAGTTGTTGACAGGCCTAAGAGCCCTTGACACGAGACGGCCTAGTGAGCAGAAAAATTTGGTCGAATGGTTGAAACCGTCTCTCTCCAGTAGGCGAACGGCGTTGTCCATTATGGATCCAAAAATGGAAGGGCAGTATTCATCAAAGGCCGCACTACAAGCTGCTCAGCTCACCCTTAAATGCTTGGAACAAGAACCCAGAAAACGGCCAGCGATGAAAGAAGTTGTGCACGGTTTGGAACATATTGCAGCTATGGAAAAACCGAAAGAGTCCAAGAATAGATCAGCTCCTGCTTCTCATCAAGACCGGAGATTGGAAAGAGCTCATTATTCGCCATATCACGGCACTGGAGTTGGAGCTAGAAGATGA